One Candidatus Cloacimonadota bacterium DNA window includes the following coding sequences:
- a CDS encoding sugar ABC transporter permease, whose protein sequence is MRTKKNYFPFGYILPAFLIVFAFRLIPIVLSFIISFFKWTIHGPEQFIGFQNYLKLFQDPGFWQSLLNTFYLVIFVVPSTLILSLFFANLLNRTKKLSSLFRTTYFIPTVTSLVAISILWKLIFSPQGGLMNHMLSFFGIHGLDWLSEPRGIFTLLFGSMGIDIPKALGGPSLALFAIIIVSVWRSLGYNTIIYLAGLQNIPEVYYEAAEIDGASKWRQFFKITVPLISPTTFYVLIMTTITTFQVFSQVYLMTGPPIGGPLGTTKVIVYYIFETGFGESQNLSYASAIALVLFIIILSLTLLQKQLEKKVQY, encoded by the coding sequence ATGAGAACAAAGAAAAACTATTTCCCTTTTGGGTATATCTTACCAGCCTTTTTGATAGTATTTGCTTTCCGTCTCATTCCAATAGTACTCTCATTCATCATCAGCTTCTTTAAATGGACAATTCATGGTCCCGAACAATTTATAGGATTCCAAAACTACTTAAAACTTTTCCAGGATCCCGGATTCTGGCAATCACTTCTCAATACATTTTATCTTGTAATTTTTGTCGTTCCATCAACATTAATTCTCTCACTCTTTTTTGCCAATCTTTTGAATAGAACAAAGAAACTATCTAGTCTCTTCAGAACAACCTATTTTATTCCTACCGTCACTTCTCTCGTTGCGATTTCAATCCTATGGAAACTCATCTTCTCACCTCAGGGTGGATTGATGAACCATATGCTTAGTTTCTTTGGAATTCACGGTCTCGATTGGCTTTCCGAACCACGAGGAATATTCACGCTACTTTTTGGATCGATGGGCATCGATATTCCAAAAGCACTCGGAGGACCTTCACTTGCACTTTTCGCGATCATTATTGTCAGCGTGTGGAGAAGTTTGGGATACAATACGATCATCTATCTTGCTGGACTTCAAAACATTCCTGAAGTATATTACGAAGCTGCTGAAATCGACGGTGCAAGCAAATGGAGGCAGTTCTTCAAAATAACTGTTCCTCTTATCTCCCCTACAACATTTTATGTGCTCATAATGACAACGATAACAACATTCCAGGTATTCTCCCAGGTGTACTTGATGACAGGACCACCAATAGGAGGACCACTCGGTACAACAAAAGTTATCGTGTATTATATTTTTGAAACAGGTTTTGGGGAATCTCAAAACTTGAGTTATGCCAGCGCAATTGCGCTTGTCCTCTTTATTATCATCCTTTCACTGACCCTTCTGCAAAAACAGCTCGAGAAAAAGGTGCAGTACTGA
- a CDS encoding acylphosphatase, whose amino-acid sequence MKKLHIIIKGIVQGVAFRYFTTYNARQYNLYGYVKNLYNGEVEIKVQGDAENLEPFIDKIKLGPPSARVDNIIIEEDPEQTEYDSFEIVY is encoded by the coding sequence ATGAAAAAACTACATATCATCATAAAAGGCATTGTACAGGGTGTTGCATTTCGATATTTTACAACCTATAATGCACGTCAGTATAATCTGTATGGATATGTAAAAAATCTTTATAACGGAGAAGTTGAAATCAAGGTCCAGGGCGATGCCGAAAACCTGGAACCCTTTATTGATAAAATCAAATTAGGACCTCCTTCAGCACGCGTTGACAACATCATCATTGAAGAAGACCCGGAACAAACTGAATATGATTCATTCGAAATTGTATACTAA
- a CDS encoding NAD(+)/NADH kinase, with the protein MQNIGIFYNPTLFKNIQKLQSHIEFLVKNSFNVSLLGSQKRDRLENISYVQAFTKDNIDSLIVLGGDGTILLASKLVLKKGIPILGFNHGKLGFLSECDKHEFEFVISALKNDSYSIEERMVLEYLPALDRAEIRYALNDCVLYKGIYPKMLTFEVFGNQEFLFNIEADGLVVSTPTGSTGYNISAGGSIAFPSTNVLLLTPINPHNQFIKPFILSADMSLTINYIKGDSQVCIAIDGENVDAVDKNIEILIKKSVYQSRFIKLPDKSFAKIVREKFIG; encoded by the coding sequence ATGCAAAATATCGGAATATTCTATAATCCAACGTTGTTTAAAAATATTCAAAAACTCCAATCCCATATTGAGTTTCTTGTAAAGAACAGCTTTAATGTTTCACTTTTAGGAAGCCAAAAGCGGGACAGGTTAGAGAATATTTCATATGTTCAAGCATTTACAAAAGATAATATTGATTCACTTATTGTACTTGGAGGAGATGGTACTATTCTTCTCGCTTCAAAGTTGGTTCTGAAAAAGGGAATACCAATACTTGGATTCAATCACGGCAAACTTGGATTTCTGTCTGAATGTGATAAACATGAGTTTGAATTTGTGATCTCAGCATTGAAGAACGATTCATATTCAATCGAAGAAAGAATGGTTTTAGAATATCTTCCCGCACTTGATAGAGCTGAAATTCGATATGCCCTGAATGACTGTGTTCTTTATAAAGGAATATACCCAAAGATGCTTACCTTTGAGGTGTTTGGAAATCAAGAATTCCTCTTTAATATCGAAGCTGATGGGCTTGTTGTCTCGACACCAACTGGTTCAACCGGTTATAATATATCAGCTGGTGGATCGATAGCTTTTCCAAGTACGAATGTATTACTTTTAACACCGATAAATCCTCATAATCAGTTTATCAAACCATTCATCTTATCTGCTGACATGTCCCTTACAATAAATTACATCAAAGGTGATAGCCAGGTCTGTATTGCAATTGATGGTGAAAATGTTGATGCTGTAGATAAAAATATTGAAATATTGATAAAAAAATCTGTATATCAATCAAGATTTATAAAGTTGCCGGACAAGAGTTTTGCAAAAATAGTAAGAGAAAAATTTATCGGTTAA
- a CDS encoding T9SS type A sorting domain-containing protein — MNLYLPLLDFTGNDRIYGGRIDMGALEWQGYAVEDEMQIKSIITAYPNPFSTSTTISYAPANLRESTRIKIYNIKGQLVRTLNVSSFPNPTLGMCEVVWDGTDEDGIDLQSGVYLYRLGESNHITGKVIKTR; from the coding sequence ATGAATCTTTATCTTCCTTTATTAGATTTTACAGGTAATGATAGAATCTATGGCGGTAGGATCGATATGGGAGCGTTGGAATGGCAGGGATATGCTGTTGAAGATGAAATGCAGATCAAATCGATCATCACTGCGTATCCCAATCCTTTCTCGACCTCGACGACAATATCATATGCACCCGCGAATTTGCGCGAATCAACACGAATTAAAATTTACAACATAAAGGGGCAGCTTGTGCGCACTCTCAATGTTTCCTCGTTCCCGAACCCCACTTTGGGAATGTGTGAAGTAGTTTGGGATGGGACTGATGAGGATGGGATAGATTTACAAAGCGGTGTATATTTGTACAGATTAGGTGAAAGCAATCATATAACAGGAAAGGTTATCAAGACACGTTAG
- a CDS encoding carbohydrate ABC transporter permease — protein sequence MLKKYFGKGFSYFMLILCGLIMVVPFIWMVSTSLKSQTTVNKGSVGFIPIEFVNYYIHDGKKEHCEIVAKEENLTVINIYDKDGKTFRESYVKVPSEEIKSSKRIKFHWDNYVEAFTKVPFGRYFLNTLIVSFSVLIGVLITSSLAAYAFARMRFKGRDFIFYLFISMMMVPQPIYLIPSYFLLTKLDWINTYQALIVPWIANIFSIFLLRQQFKTIPQDLFDAAVIDGCSQFGILWRVVLPISKPILATTAIFSLIGSWNSFMWPLVMTSSDNLRVLQVGLSYFAQEASSSTSLLMAASTFSIAPLLILFLFAQRQIISSFVTSGLKG from the coding sequence ATGCTGAAAAAATATTTCGGAAAAGGTTTCTCATATTTCATGCTCATCCTCTGCGGACTGATCATGGTTGTACCTTTCATCTGGATGGTATCTACATCCTTAAAATCGCAAACAACGGTTAATAAAGGAAGCGTGGGGTTTATACCAATCGAGTTCGTGAACTATTATATTCATGATGGCAAGAAAGAGCATTGTGAGATCGTTGCAAAAGAAGAGAACCTTACGGTTATTAATATTTACGATAAAGATGGTAAAACTTTCAGAGAATCCTATGTTAAAGTTCCATCTGAAGAAATCAAGTCTTCCAAACGAATAAAATTTCACTGGGATAATTATGTCGAAGCATTTACAAAAGTTCCATTCGGCAGATATTTCCTGAACACACTTATCGTTTCGTTTTCGGTCCTGATAGGAGTATTGATAACATCCTCATTAGCTGCTTATGCTTTTGCACGGATGAGGTTTAAGGGACGAGACTTCATATTTTATCTTTTCATCAGCATGATGATGGTTCCTCAACCGATATACCTTATACCATCATATTTTCTTCTAACAAAACTCGATTGGATAAACACTTACCAAGCTCTGATCGTTCCTTGGATCGCAAATATATTCAGCATTTTCCTGCTCAGGCAGCAATTCAAGACAATTCCCCAAGATCTTTTCGACGCAGCAGTCATTGATGGGTGTTCACAATTTGGTATTTTGTGGAGAGTCGTCTTGCCGATTTCAAAACCAATTCTCGCAACAACAGCTATCTTTTCCTTGATCGGCAGCTGGAACAGCTTCATGTGGCCATTGGTTATGACCAGCAGCGATAATCTGAGAGTACTCCAGGTGGGTCTTTCCTACTTTGCTCAGGAAGCGTCTTCAAGCACTTCACTTCTTATGGCTGCATCAACATTCTCGATTGCACCTCTTCTCATTCTCTTCCTTTTTGCCCAGAGACAAATCATTTCAAGTTTTGTTACCAGCGGTTTGAAAGGCTAA
- a CDS encoding glutamate mutase L, whose amino-acid sequence MELEKNLLITDIGSTTTKAVLFQKNNSLYTLTALKNVGTTVESPQEDVKIGIFKAIKQIEEENHISLLHKNASSQSLHFSEDTLYLTTSSAGGGLQILVFGLTLFDSASSAKRAAYGSGGVILDTFAINDNRTAVEQMQLIRLLRPDIILFSGGTDGGNISSIVRMGELLSLAHPKPKFGDKTKIPLVYAGNKDAQSFIQSLFSEKFELYIVPNLRPTLQDENLPPAQEKIHQLFMDNVMEQAPGYGDLKKVVAGDIIPTPSGVINTLKIVSEELGKNVISVDIGGATTDVFSNILGNYHRTVSANYGMSYSISNVMKDAGFDNVQKWLPDSINENYLRNYISNKMLYPLYVPDDDIQIAIEHAVAREAIRLSKDQHMKMHFNTQNIGILDRLKHMDLDKFLECFYVEKLESKRSFHMKDIGIMIGAGGVLSNAPSEKQSLLTICDGLKPSGITEVWRDNHFISPHLGKLSEIDREIACELIHKECFQKIGLCIHPIYKQMKPNRKVMDISIQDKTYSILSDEMKYIPNDQKESRNISIKLEKGFSLGNNDHEFELDTELPLLIDTRFKENTFFEQYNKELDLFKEDTSNKKIEECFSSFFEHKSIENGTFTIKRELPYEGELFVRKGDPVTYDTLIGENKYAPPKIYVLSLFTLDYLDLTPGLMEKSICIKEGESVKFNQKILDIADRGVISAFSGKSSTYRTPVRGTIEHINFETGTIILREIQDYSTKPYKVNVAKELKINPKHIKGYLKKHEGDFIETYEPLAARLEKDFSHVIPSPTTGVITDIDIENGTVTIQYKNEPYKLLAHVSGDVIDVEDNVSVMIQYNGSILNGIIGFGRERTSNMMILSKPVLEKDKCKNTILICFDKIDYEFLKLCAESDVGGVIAPSIDNKDLVSFIGEEIGVALTGNEVIPFPIILTEGFGDFRMNAVFEDFFREHHHRKIYMNGHTQIRAGVVRPKIIVFD is encoded by the coding sequence ATGGAATTAGAAAAAAATTTACTTATTACAGACATTGGCAGTACAACAACAAAAGCTGTCCTTTTCCAAAAGAATAACTCATTATATACACTTACTGCTCTTAAAAATGTTGGTACAACAGTAGAGAGTCCACAGGAAGATGTTAAGATAGGAATCTTTAAAGCTATAAAACAGATCGAGGAGGAGAACCATATATCGCTTCTACACAAGAATGCTTCTTCACAAAGCCTTCATTTTTCTGAAGATACACTTTATCTGACGACGAGTAGTGCCGGAGGTGGACTGCAGATTCTTGTGTTCGGTCTGACATTATTCGATTCAGCTAGCAGCGCCAAACGAGCTGCGTATGGTTCCGGAGGTGTTATACTCGACACCTTTGCTATTAACGATAACAGAACTGCTGTTGAGCAAATGCAGCTCATCCGTTTGCTGCGACCGGATATCATCCTCTTTTCGGGTGGAACTGATGGTGGGAATATAAGCAGTATTGTACGAATGGGTGAACTCCTTTCACTCGCTCATCCTAAACCAAAATTTGGAGATAAGACAAAAATCCCGCTTGTTTATGCCGGCAATAAAGATGCACAATCCTTTATTCAATCGCTTTTTTCAGAGAAGTTTGAACTTTATATTGTACCAAATCTTCGTCCAACTCTCCAAGATGAAAATCTTCCACCAGCCCAGGAAAAGATACACCAGCTCTTCATGGATAATGTGATGGAACAAGCGCCCGGATATGGTGATTTGAAAAAAGTCGTTGCAGGTGATATCATTCCAACACCATCTGGAGTTATCAATACGCTGAAAATTGTCAGTGAAGAATTAGGAAAGAATGTAATTTCAGTTGATATTGGTGGCGCAACGACTGACGTTTTTTCAAATATACTGGGAAATTATCACCGAACTGTAAGCGCAAATTATGGAATGAGTTACAGTATATCGAATGTAATGAAAGATGCAGGATTCGATAATGTGCAGAAGTGGCTACCCGATAGTATTAATGAAAATTACTTAAGAAATTATATTTCGAATAAAATGCTCTATCCTCTTTATGTGCCTGATGATGATATTCAGATTGCAATCGAACATGCAGTTGCACGTGAAGCGATCCGCCTGTCCAAAGACCAGCATATGAAGATGCATTTTAATACTCAAAATATTGGGATTCTTGATCGCTTAAAACACATGGACCTCGACAAATTCCTTGAATGCTTCTATGTTGAAAAGCTTGAGTCGAAGCGTTCCTTTCATATGAAAGATATTGGCATAATGATCGGTGCTGGTGGCGTACTTTCAAATGCACCATCCGAAAAACAATCTCTATTGACCATCTGTGATGGACTGAAACCTTCCGGAATTACAGAGGTCTGGCGGGATAATCATTTCATTTCACCTCATCTCGGAAAACTCAGTGAAATAGATCGAGAAATTGCATGTGAACTTATACATAAAGAGTGTTTTCAAAAAATCGGTCTATGTATTCATCCGATTTATAAACAGATGAAACCAAATCGAAAAGTAATGGATATTAGCATACAAGATAAAACGTATTCTATTCTTTCAGATGAAATGAAATATATTCCGAATGATCAGAAAGAATCTCGCAATATCTCAATCAAACTCGAGAAAGGCTTTTCTTTAGGCAATAACGATCATGAATTTGAATTGGATACTGAACTCCCCCTCTTGATCGATACCCGTTTCAAAGAAAATACTTTCTTTGAGCAATATAATAAAGAGCTTGATTTATTCAAAGAAGACACATCCAATAAAAAAATCGAAGAATGTTTCTCATCATTTTTTGAACATAAATCAATTGAAAATGGCACATTCACAATCAAACGGGAACTACCATATGAAGGTGAACTATTTGTTCGCAAGGGTGATCCGGTTACGTATGATACTCTTATCGGTGAGAATAAATATGCCCCGCCAAAGATCTATGTGCTCTCTCTGTTTACACTTGATTATCTTGACCTCACACCCGGACTCATGGAGAAAAGTATTTGCATTAAAGAGGGAGAGTCGGTAAAATTCAATCAGAAGATTCTCGATATTGCAGATCGTGGAGTTATATCAGCTTTTTCTGGTAAGAGCAGCACGTACAGGACACCTGTAAGAGGTACGATTGAACATATCAATTTCGAAACTGGCACGATCATTCTACGCGAAATCCAGGATTATTCGACCAAACCTTATAAAGTAAATGTGGCGAAAGAACTGAAAATCAATCCAAAACATATCAAAGGTTACCTAAAAAAGCATGAAGGAGATTTTATCGAAACCTATGAACCGCTTGCAGCAAGACTTGAGAAAGATTTCAGTCATGTGATACCATCACCGACGACTGGTGTCATAACTGATATTGATATAGAAAATGGAACTGTTACGATTCAGTATAAAAATGAACCATACAAACTGTTGGCTCATGTGAGCGGAGATGTTATCGATGTTGAGGATAATGTATCAGTTATGATACAGTATAACGGAAGTATTCTCAACGGGATTATCGGATTCGGTCGCGAAAGAACAAGCAATATGATGATCCTATCAAAACCGGTTCTCGAAAAAGATAAATGTAAAAATACCATTCTTATTTGCTTCGATAAAATCGATTATGAATTTCTCAAATTGTGTGCAGAAAGTGATGTTGGGGGTGTTATCGCTCCGTCCATCGATAATAAAGACCTCGTTTCATTCATCGGAGAAGAGATCGGTGTTGCACTCACGGGAAATGAGGTTATACCGTTCCCGATAATATTGACAGAAGGTTTCGGTGATTTCAGAATGAATGCCGTCTTTGAAGACTTCTTCAGAGAACATCATCATAGAAAAATATATATGAATGGTCATACCCAGATTCGCGCTGGAGTAGTAAGACCAAAAATAATTGTATTTGATTAA
- a CDS encoding right-handed parallel beta-helix repeat-containing protein: protein MYANDISALGTGNTFSGNGTNEIFVYGESISDDQIWINQGIPYYITGDLNLFTEGGVTLNIGYGTVLKFAANKDFTIGNVSNASYWGTLNATGVEFIGSVDTTGYWNGLIFNNYTNGGVLSGCTIKNAGYGYSSRSVFITTHETFSQQTITGCQILDGQGDGLYIDNGSRPTISGNTISGNTEYPISIYANDAGSIGPNNNLTGNGSDVIEVRNGVLDESQTWNDHGIPYLITDSFLIHGTTNPHLQIMSGCTIQLQDGDYIQVGNTTNASYQGSLTAEGVTFTRSDVGVIHRGIFFANFCDDANCSLTDCIVEYGGYADTYNAGIIITQSAPTLHHVTFQNNDGFGLRINDITEGDPLPEVINCRFYNNTEHPIKVYASDLACLKENNVYSGNNPDQIYVSGDKINYDTEWINQGIPYDVYGDIDVWNDTNPHLIMNSGITLLFGSGNNMTIGNTTNGSYLGSLEASGVTFTGKTETPGDWTGLIFNRFINPGLCELDKCTIEYAATNVLCTNSSPLIKQCVITNAQDYGIKVYGSLAAPNVYKNSINNNDIGIYCSTSADPLIGGDTGNANSIINNTICGVQNTTSSVTVDATYNWWGDPTGPYNATTNPGGLGDTVSDYVDYGNYLTTPLSEAPSLFDLLSPAKGDTLWSFDSVLDWEVSIDPTPNDTVKYRLELSTSAKYNTSSKDTINDIETSHFLLSDEEIEDDTRYWWKVTAYDLIGLETNSNQQDWYFDVFVIDPPNDFTLISPLNDATVYETSVMLTWNAATDPDPGDSIYYTVYLDVTAAFSDPDSAVTTETGVYTPFCQPGNLFYWTVKATDSYGLSTYSSVRSFYVDPSAGPRPPAWVTLSKNGNDFDLGWEITPGSDNYTIQHSTDPYTGFTYLGSSATNSFTHVNAAQTYTESYYRIIAIDDDLDLILFWRDLSGNRLE, encoded by the coding sequence ATGTATGCTAATGATATTTCTGCACTTGGAACAGGAAACACTTTTTCCGGGAATGGGACAAATGAGATTTTTGTTTATGGAGAATCAATATCAGATGATCAGATTTGGATAAACCAGGGAATTCCGTATTATATTACTGGTGATCTAAACTTATTTACTGAAGGGGGTGTTACTTTAAATATCGGATATGGTACTGTACTCAAATTTGCAGCCAATAAAGATTTCACAATTGGTAACGTTTCAAATGCATCTTATTGGGGAACCCTTAATGCAACCGGTGTTGAATTTATCGGATCTGTGGACACCACCGGTTACTGGAATGGATTGATTTTTAATAATTATACAAATGGTGGAGTATTATCCGGCTGTACTATTAAGAACGCAGGTTACGGTTATTCTAGTAGGTCTGTTTTTATAACTACTCATGAAACTTTCTCTCAACAAACTATAACAGGTTGTCAGATTTTAGATGGACAAGGAGACGGATTGTATATAGATAATGGTAGTCGACCAACTATTTCTGGTAATACAATCTCCGGGAATACAGAATATCCCATATCGATCTATGCAAATGACGCAGGATCAATCGGACCAAATAATAATCTTACCGGAAATGGATCTGATGTTATCGAAGTGAGAAACGGAGTATTGGATGAATCACAAACCTGGAATGATCATGGAATTCCATATTTAATAACTGATTCCTTCCTCATTCATGGGACCACAAATCCTCATCTACAAATTATGTCAGGTTGCACTATACAATTACAAGATGGAGATTACATTCAAGTCGGGAATACTACCAACGCTTCATATCAAGGATCATTAACAGCGGAAGGCGTAACCTTTACTCGATCAGATGTTGGCGTTATTCATAGGGGGATATTTTTTGCTAATTTTTGTGATGATGCAAACTGTAGCTTAACAGACTGTATTGTTGAATATGGCGGTTATGCTGATACTTATAATGCAGGAATTATCATAACTCAATCAGCTCCCACTTTACATCATGTTACTTTCCAGAATAACGATGGGTTCGGTTTAAGGATTAATGATATTACTGAGGGTGATCCCTTACCCGAAGTAATAAATTGCAGATTTTACAATAATACTGAACATCCTATAAAAGTATATGCTTCCGACTTAGCCTGTCTGAAAGAGAATAATGTTTATTCTGGAAATAATCCTGATCAAATCTATGTATCTGGTGATAAAATAAATTATGACACAGAATGGATAAACCAGGGAATTCCTTATGATGTTTATGGAGACATTGATGTCTGGAATGATACTAATCCACATTTAATAATGAATTCCGGAATTACTTTATTGTTTGGCTCTGGAAATAATATGACAATTGGTAATACTACAAATGGCTCATATCTTGGATCACTTGAAGCTAGCGGTGTTACATTTACCGGTAAAACCGAAACACCCGGTGATTGGACTGGATTAATATTCAACAGATTCATTAATCCTGGTTTATGTGAACTTGATAAATGTACAATCGAGTATGCTGCTACAAATGTCTTATGTACTAATTCCTCACCTTTGATAAAACAATGTGTTATTACTAATGCTCAAGATTATGGAATAAAAGTTTATGGCAGTCTTGCTGCTCCAAATGTTTATAAAAATTCAATTAATAATAATGATATTGGAATATATTGCTCAACTTCCGCTGATCCTCTTATCGGGGGTGACACAGGAAATGCAAATTCAATTATTAATAATACTATCTGTGGTGTACAAAACACAACAAGTTCTGTGACTGTAGATGCAACCTATAACTGGTGGGGTGACCCAACAGGTCCCTATAATGCAACGACAAATCCTGGTGGACTTGGGGATACAGTTAGTGATTATGTAGATTATGGAAATTATCTTACTACCCCCCTATCAGAAGCACCCTCTTTATTTGATCTGCTCTCTCCTGCAAAAGGTGATACACTCTGGTCATTTGATTCAGTTCTTGATTGGGAAGTTTCTATAGATCCCACACCAAATGATACAGTAAAATATCGTCTTGAATTAAGCACATCAGCCAAGTATAATACTTCAAGCAAGGATACAATTAATGACATTGAAACCAGTCATTTCCTTTTAAGTGATGAGGAAATTGAGGATGATACGAGGTACTGGTGGAAGGTTACAGCTTATGACCTTATTGGACTGGAAACCAATTCCAATCAACAGGACTGGTATTTTGATGTTTTTGTAATTGATCCTCCAAATGACTTCACATTGATTTCTCCGCTAAACGACGCAACAGTCTACGAAACATCAGTTATGCTAACCTGGAATGCAGCAACAGATCCCGATCCGGGTGATAGCATTTATTATACAGTATATCTCGATGTAACTGCAGCATTTTCCGATCCTGATTCTGCTGTAACTACTGAAACTGGTGTATATACTCCATTCTGTCAGCCAGGAAATCTATTCTATTGGACAGTCAAAGCAACAGATTCTTACGGATTGAGTACGTATTCCAGCGTACGAAGTTTTTATGTAGATCCTTCAGCAGGACCACGACCTCCCGCATGGGTTACTCTTTCAAAAAATGGTAATGATTTTGATTTAGGTTGGGAAATAACTCCTGGATCTGACAATTATACTATTCAACATTCAACTGATCCCTATACAGGATTTACATATCTTGGATCCTCTGCTACAAATTCATTTACTCATGTAAACGCAGCCCAAACATATACAGAATCCTATTATCGGATTATTGCTATTGATGATGATCTGGATCTGATACTTTTCTGGAGAGATCTGTCTGGTAATAGATTGGAATAG
- a CDS encoding LysM peptidoglycan-binding domain-containing protein — protein sequence MIHSKLYTKLIILFLCLLLLGFSPNPTYITESDDYHVVKKGDTLYSIAKKYETTVDALKRINNLPSDKILIGQKIYLYSKEHPQQYYVTKKDIPSSGYHVIQKGETLYRISKMYSIPIEQLMEWNQLSSYTIKAGEKLLLNGTTIQTTTVTTPIKQYEPKKIDKPQPTQEKIETPKVQTTQTKKPKYHVVKKGETLYRIASTYSLSIYELKNYNSLSSDNIFVGQKLYLAPQSKDDNSKYTIPKPVIKKSEFQKYGIIWPCTGQITSGFGTRDGKPHKGLDIACPEGTPLKAVLDGEVAYSGKQRGYGNVIILKHDNSIMTVYAHNQENLVSKGDKVKKGEIIAKVGMTGNATGAHVHFEVRLDGRAYDPLQFLP from the coding sequence ATGATTCATTCGAAATTGTATACTAAACTTATTATTCTTTTTTTATGCCTTCTATTGCTTGGATTTTCTCCAAATCCAACATATATTACTGAATCCGATGATTATCATGTTGTAAAAAAAGGAGATACCCTATACTCAATAGCTAAGAAGTACGAAACAACTGTAGATGCTCTTAAAAGGATAAATAATCTTCCATCAGATAAAATTCTCATTGGACAAAAAATATATTTATATAGTAAAGAGCACCCACAACAGTATTATGTTACAAAAAAGGACATTCCTTCATCCGGTTATCATGTTATTCAAAAAGGTGAGACACTTTATAGGATCTCTAAGATGTATTCCATTCCTATCGAACAATTGATGGAATGGAACCAACTTTCATCCTATACGATTAAAGCCGGGGAAAAATTACTTTTAAATGGTACAACAATTCAAACCACAACTGTTACCACACCTATAAAGCAATATGAGCCGAAAAAAATAGACAAACCTCAACCAACTCAAGAAAAGATCGAAACACCCAAGGTTCAAACCACACAGACCAAGAAACCAAAATATCATGTTGTTAAAAAGGGTGAGACACTTTATAGAATTGCATCAACCTACAGCTTGTCAATATATGAATTAAAGAACTACAACAGCTTGAGTTCTGATAATATTTTTGTAGGACAGAAGCTCTATCTTGCCCCACAATCCAAGGATGATAATTCAAAATATACGATTCCTAAACCGGTAATAAAGAAATCTGAATTCCAGAAATACGGTATCATATGGCCTTGTACAGGGCAGATCACATCTGGCTTCGGCACTCGTGACGGGAAACCACATAAAGGTTTGGATATCGCATGCCCTGAAGGCACTCCATTAAAAGCAGTGTTAGATGGTGAAGTAGCTTATTCGGGAAAACAACGCGGCTATGGAAATGTCATCATTCTCAAGCATGATAACAGCATTATGACGGTGTATGCACATAATCAGGAAAATCTTGTTAGTAAGGGTGATAAGGTTAAAAAAGGGGAAATCATTGCAAAGGTTGGAATGACCGGCAATGCAACAGGTGCGCATGTTCATTTCGAGGTTCGGCTGGATGGACGGGCCTACGATCCGTTGCAGTTTTTGCCTTAA